Proteins encoded by one window of Culicoides brevitarsis isolate CSIRO-B50_1 chromosome 2, AGI_CSIRO_Cbre_v1, whole genome shotgun sequence:
- the LOC134831842 gene encoding sialate:O-sulfotransferase 1-like has product MSLLLIFSILILNVSLVISNHCYYAITDIENKVVKADSTLETRAARLGERISHIEEVLEKLELHSPSGKQITTGNLFVIERMQTIKGRYKGCFKDLEENRMFRGFVKKYRYNSVDKCVDTCLDSGFMYAGMSLHYCYCGNAFPHPDLFPKSDEKYCDANCFGNSTQFCGDWNNIFNSVYETGVELYTFDTSGNEVTFRLPASSPKIQFKVRDECSHCYDDD; this is encoded by the exons ATGTCtctcttgttaatttttagtattttaattttaaacgtcTCTTTAGTCATCAGTAATCATTGCTACTATGCAATTACTGACATCGAAAACAAAGTTGTGAAAGCAGATTCGACTCTCGAGACTCGAGCAGCACGTTTGGGCGAACGAATAAGCCATATTGAAGAAGTTTTGGAGAAACTTGAGCTTCATTCGCCATCTGGAAAGCAAATTACGACGGGAAATCTCTTTGTGATCGAAAGAATGCAAACTATCAAAGGGCGTTACAAAGGATGTTTCAAAGATTTGGAAGAAAATCGCATGTTTAGAGGCTTTGTGAAGAAATATCGTTACAATTCCGTCGATAAATGTGTTGATACGTGTCTTGACAGCGGATTCATGTACGCGGGAATGTCATT acATTATTGCTATTGCGGGAATGCATTTCCCCATCCAGATCTCTTTCCCAAATCCGATGAGAAGTATTGCGATGCCAATTGTTTCGGTAATTCGACCCAATTTTGCGGAGATTGGaacaatattttcaattcCGTGTACGAAACGGGCGTTGAAT TGTACACTTTCGACACATCTGGCAACGAAGTGACATTTCGTCTCCCGGCGTCGAGTCCAAAGATACAATTCAAAGTGCGCGACGAGTGTAGTCACTGCTACGACGACGATTGA